From Terriglobales bacterium:
GTTGGCGGTGCCGACCTCGACCGCGGTCGCGCCCGCCAGCAGGAATTCCACCACGTCCGCTGCGGTGGTGATGCCGCCGATGCCGATCACGGGCACGTCGACCGAGTGCGCCGCCTCGTACACCATGCGCAGCGCGATGGGCTTGATGGCCGGCCCGCTCAGCCCGGCGGTGACATTGGAGATGCGCGGCTTCCGGGTCTCGGCGTCGATGGCCAGGGCGACGAAGGTGTTCACCAGGGAGATGGCGTCGGCGCCGGCGTTCTCGGCTGCCCGCGCCATCTGCGGGATGCTGGTCACATTGGGGGAGAGCTTCACGATCAGCGGCCGCTCGGCGGCGTTCTTGGCCGAGGCCACCACCTCCTCCAGCAGCACGGGATCGCTGCCGATCATGATGCCGCCGCGCTTGGTGTTGGGGCAGGAGACGTTCAGCTCGTAGGCGGCGATGCCTTCGCCCTGGTTGAGGATGCGGATGGTGGTCTCGTAATCCTCGCGGGTGTAGCCGAAGACGTTGGCGATCACCACCGTGCCCTTGATCTTGCGCAGCAGCGGCAGCTTCTCCTCGACGAAGGCGCGCGCTCCCATGTTCTGCAGTCCGATGGAATTGAGCATGCCGGCGGCGGTCTCGAACAGGCGCGGCGGGGGATTGCCCGGCATGGGCTCCTTCGATAGTCCTTTGACCACGAAGCCGCCCAGCTTGTCGAGGTTGACGATGTCCTCGAACTCGACCCCGTATCCGAAGGTCCCGCTGGCGGCGATCACCGGGTTCTTGAAGCGGATGCCGCAGAAGGTCACGCTCATGTCCGGCAGGCTGGGGGGAAGCGGAGCGGGCGTGCTCATCGCGACGACTCCTTGGGCAGCGCTTCCGTCAGCACACGCCCCACGGCATGGGACGGCTTGTTGATGCCCAGCAGAACCGCCAGCGTGGGCGCCAGGTCCACCGGCTCGGCAGGCGCGCGGTAGATGCCGGGATTGAAGGGGAACCCGAACATCGCCAGGGGCACGTGGCGGTCGTAGGAATAGGGCGTGCCGTGATCGGTGGAATGTCCGGTGTTGGGCACGGAGAATGGTGGGGGAATGGTCATCACGTACCAGCCCTGCAGTGGTCCCGCGCTGTGGAGATAGAGCCGGCCCATCTCGGTTGCCGGTACCTCGCCGCGCGCCAGCTGCGCGTGGGTGAAGTAGCCGCTCATGCCCTGCTTTTCCGCGGCTTCTCCCACAAGCGCCTCGGCCGCCTGTTCGTCGATCTGGTTGGGGAACGCCTGGCGGTTCAGGAACAGCGTGGGCGGATCGAAGCCGGCGACGAACGGCGTCGTCTTGCCGGGCGTCAGTCTGGCGGAGAGCTGGCGGTTGATCTCTTCGACCATCTTGCGGCGGTCGTAGCGGACGTTCTCGGCCACGCGCAGCTCTTTGGCATGTTCCGGCATGGGAGCCACGCCGTGGTCGGCGGAGAGCGCGATCCACACATTCGCCAGCCCCAGCTTTTGCCCGAGGAAGTCGAAGAAATCCCCTAATTGCCGGTCGAGGGCCAGCGTCGCAGCCGCGATCTGGGGCGAGTCGGGACCGGTGGCGTGGCCTTGTTCATCGAAGCCCGAGAGACCGATGACCAGCACGTCGGTGGCGGGGCCGCTGCCCAGCTTCTCGTTGGTGATCAGCTCGCGGCCGAACTCCAGCTCATAGTCGGCGGAGTAAGGACTCGGTCCCACGACGTCGAAGAAGCTGCCGGCTTTGCGGTCGGTCCGCCAAAGCACCTTGCCGGAAGCGTCTTTCCACTCCTGGTTCCAGTACTTGTCGGAGCGGCCGCTGGCGTTGAAGTCGCCCACCCACTTCGGCAGCTCGGGGCGGTAGTAAGACGAAGTGACCCACACCCCGTCGTCGGTGGTCCAGTAGGCGGCATCGGCGGCGTGCCCGCCACTCAGCACCGCCGCATATTCCTTGAGGGCGATGGCGAAGACGCGCGCCTTGCCTCCGGTGGCCAGCTTCAGCTCGTCCCCCAGGCTCGAGCCCAGCAGGTTCCTGGGCGACGCCCCGCCACCCTCGCGTCCCACCAGCTTCGCGCGGGGGTCCTCGACCGGAGAGATCATCTTGTTCGACTGCGGGTCCCACCAGCGGTTCGACATGATGCCGTGGCCATCGGCATAGGCCCCGGTCAGCAGAGTGGCGTGTCCCGGAGCGGTGCGGGTGACCGCGTAATCGTAGTAGCAGGACGGGAAGTAGGCGCCGCGGTCAGTCAGCAGGCGGAAGCCATTGGGGCCGAATCTGTCGTGGAAGCGCTCCAGCAGGTCTTCGCGGAGCTGGTCCACCACCAGAATGACGATCAGGCGCGGCCGCCCGTCGTAGGCGGAAGCAAAACAGCTTGGGATCAGCACCAGCAGCAGTGCCAGGACAGCACAGGTGCGCGTGAGCGGAATTCGCATCTCCGGCTAGTTTACGCCAGCCAGTCGCCGGTCGTCAGTCGGCAGTCACCAGCAATCACTCTCATGGCGTCATCCTGAGCGGCTCTTAGCCGCGAAGGATCTCGCGTGCAGTGAGGCATGGCCTGAGCACACGCGAGATCCTTCGGGCCTGAAGGCCCTCAGGATGACGCCGGCCTTGTCTTGCGCTGACGACTGGCGACTGACGACTGCCGACTGCTACGATACTGGTTTCTTATGCTCGACCTGGCATTCGTCCGTGAGCATCTGGACCTGGTAGAACGCAAGCTGCGCGACCGCGGCATGTCGCCCGATGTCGTGCTCGGCGACTTCCGTACCCTCGATATCGAGCGCCGCCGTCTGATCACCGAAGCCGAATCGCTCAAAGCCCAGCAGAATAAGGCTTCGGAAGAGATCGCCCGCCTGAAGAAGCAGAAGCAGGACGCCACCGCCCAGATCGAGGCGATGAAAGGCTTCCGCGAGAGGATCAAGGCGGCGGAGGACCAGGCTAACGAAAAGGACAGCCAGCTCCGGCAGTTGCTGGCCGGCATCCCCAACCTGCCGCACGACTCGGTGCCGGTGGGGAAGACACCGGAGGAAAACGTCGAGGTCCGCCGCTGGGGCACGCCGCCGCGATTCGACTTCACGCCCAAGCCTCATTGGGAGCTGGGTGAGAGCCTTGGGGTGCTCGACCTGGAACGCGCCGCCAAGATCACCGGCGCCCGCTTCGCCGTGTACTGGGACCTGGGGGCCAAGCTGGAGCGCGCGCTGGCCAACTTCATGCTCGACCTCCACAGCCGTGAGAACGGATACACCGAGGTCCTGCCTCCCTACATGGTGAACGCCGATTCGATGTATGGGACTGGACAGCTGCCCAAGTTCGAGGCCGACCTGTTCAAGGTGCCGCACGGGGAGAAGACGCTGTACCTGGTCCCCACCGCCGAGGTGCCGGTCACCAACCTGTACCGCGACGAGGTGCTGGAGGCCGCTCGCCTGCCTATCTCGCTCACCGCCTATACCCCCTGCTTCCGCAGCGAGGCCGGCTCCTACGGCAAGGACGTGCGCGGCATCATCCGCCAGCACCAGTTCCAGAAAGTGGAACTGGTCAAGTTCACCCGTCCGGAGCAGTCCTGGGACGAGCACGAGAAGCTGACCCGCGACGCCGAGGCCGTGCTGCAGCGCCTCGGGCTGCACTACCGTGTGGTGACGCTCTGCACCGGCGACATGGGCGCCGCCAGCGCCAAGACCTACGACCTCGAAGTCTGGCTGCCAGGCCAGCAGCTCTTCCGCGAGATCTCCTCCTGCTCCAACTTCGAGTCCTATCAGGCACGGCGCGCCAATATCCGCTTCAAGCCGGAAGGGAAGGGAAAGACGGAATTCGTGCATACCCTGAACGGGAGCGGATTGGCGGTCGGCCGCACCTGGGTGGCGATCGTCGAGAACTATCAGCAGAAAGACGGCAGCGTGCTGATACCCGAAGTCCTGCGGCCGTATCTCGGAACGGACCGGATCGTTCCTCGAAAGCTCTAGGACCTGGCGACCAACGACTAGCGACTGTTAGACTTTAGGCGGCCATGAACCGCGTCTGGAGCACGATCAAGGGCTACATATGGTGGACCTACCCGCGCGGCAGTTTCCATTACGACGTCATGGTCACCCTGATCCTGCTCTTCATCTTCGTTTCGCCCTATTTTGTGAACTTCAACGACGAACCGACCGAGCGCACCCCGCATCAAACCGGAGTAGTCGTTTATCCGGACAAAGGCGGGCTGGTCTACCAGGTGGATGCCACGGCGGTCAAACCGGGGCCAAGGCCGCGCTGCGGCTCCGGCCAGGACGCAGCCGTCGAGAAGCAGTTACTTCGCATCATCGAGCCCATCTCCGGCGAAATCAGCATCGAGCATTATGAGGAAGTCTGCGACGGCTCCCATCATGTCATGGCTTACCGCGCCCATGTCGCCCGGCCGTGACCCGCAGCCGCTCCGGAGCATCTAACCAGATGATGAAAGCCCTGATCACGAGCCTGTTCGTTCTCTTGCTGGCCACGGTGTCCGCGGCCCAGCAACCCGGCCTGGAAGCGGTCCTGGACCGCATGGACTCGGCCGCCGCCGGCTTCAAGTCCGCCGAGACCGATTTCGTCTGGGACCAGTACGAAAAGGTGGTCAACGAGACCACCAAGCAGTCCGGCAAGATGTTCTTCCGCCGCAGCGGCAAAGACATCCAGATGGCCGCCGACATCAATGGCGACACCCCGGGCGACAAGAAGTATGTGCTTTACCAGGGAGACAGGATGCGGCTCTATCAGCCCAACATCGACCAGGTGACCGAGTACGCCGCCGGCAAGGACAAGGGCGCTATCGAGAGCTTCCTGGTGCTGGGCTTCGGCGGGCGGGGCCATGACATGCTGAAATCCTTTGACGTCAAGCTGCTGGGCAACGAAGCCGCCGGCGGGGTGAACGCCGCCAAGCTCCAGCTCACCCCCAAGACCGAGAAGGCCCGGGGTGTCTTCGACCGTATCCTGCTGTGGATCGACCCGGCCCGCGGGGTCTCGGTACAGCAGCAGTTCTTCGAGCCCAGCGGCAACTTCCGCCTGGCTAAGTACAGCAATATCAAGCTGAACGAGAAGATTCCCGACGATGCCTTCCAACTGAAGACCACGGGGCATACCAAGGTGGTTAACCCCCGGGGGTAACTGGGCGGCTACACGTCACTGCACAAAGGAAATCGTTGTAGCAGAGTAGATGCCGGGCTATACTCGCGAAATCCTCCGGGCC
This genomic window contains:
- the serS gene encoding serine--tRNA ligase yields the protein MLDLAFVREHLDLVERKLRDRGMSPDVVLGDFRTLDIERRRLITEAESLKAQQNKASEEIARLKKQKQDATAQIEAMKGFRERIKAAEDQANEKDSQLRQLLAGIPNLPHDSVPVGKTPEENVEVRRWGTPPRFDFTPKPHWELGESLGVLDLERAAKITGARFAVYWDLGAKLERALANFMLDLHSRENGYTEVLPPYMVNADSMYGTGQLPKFEADLFKVPHGEKTLYLVPTAEVPVTNLYRDEVLEAARLPISLTAYTPCFRSEAGSYGKDVRGIIRQHQFQKVELVKFTRPEQSWDEHEKLTRDAEAVLQRLGLHYRVVTLCTGDMGAASAKTYDLEVWLPGQQLFREISSCSNFESYQARRANIRFKPEGKGKTEFVHTLNGSGLAVGRTWVAIVENYQQKDGSVLIPEVLRPYLGTDRIVPRKL
- a CDS encoding dihydroorotate dehydrogenase, with the protein product MSTPAPLPPSLPDMSVTFCGIRFKNPVIAASGTFGYGVEFEDIVNLDKLGGFVVKGLSKEPMPGNPPPRLFETAAGMLNSIGLQNMGARAFVEEKLPLLRKIKGTVVIANVFGYTREDYETTIRILNQGEGIAAYELNVSCPNTKRGGIMIGSDPVLLEEVVASAKNAAERPLIVKLSPNVTSIPQMARAAENAGADAISLVNTFVALAIDAETRKPRISNVTAGLSGPAIKPIALRMVYEAAHSVDVPVIGIGGITTAADVVEFLLAGATAVEVGTANYFDPCATEKIVDGLRNWCIEHRVDKITDLIGGLQT
- a CDS encoding outer membrane lipoprotein-sorting protein, which encodes MMKALITSLFVLLLATVSAAQQPGLEAVLDRMDSAAAGFKSAETDFVWDQYEKVVNETTKQSGKMFFRRSGKDIQMAADINGDTPGDKKYVLYQGDRMRLYQPNIDQVTEYAAGKDKGAIESFLVLGFGGRGHDMLKSFDVKLLGNEAAGGVNAAKLQLTPKTEKARGVFDRILLWIDPARGVSVQQQFFEPSGNFRLAKYSNIKLNEKIPDDAFQLKTTGHTKVVNPRG
- a CDS encoding alkaline phosphatase family protein; this translates as MRIPLTRTCAVLALLLVLIPSCFASAYDGRPRLIVILVVDQLREDLLERFHDRFGPNGFRLLTDRGAYFPSCYYDYAVTRTAPGHATLLTGAYADGHGIMSNRWWDPQSNKMISPVEDPRAKLVGREGGGASPRNLLGSSLGDELKLATGGKARVFAIALKEYAAVLSGGHAADAAYWTTDDGVWVTSSYYRPELPKWVGDFNASGRSDKYWNQEWKDASGKVLWRTDRKAGSFFDVVGPSPYSADYELEFGRELITNEKLGSGPATDVLVIGLSGFDEQGHATGPDSPQIAAATLALDRQLGDFFDFLGQKLGLANVWIALSADHGVAPMPEHAKELRVAENVRYDRRKMVEEINRQLSARLTPGKTTPFVAGFDPPTLFLNRQAFPNQIDEQAAEALVGEAAEKQGMSGYFTHAQLARGEVPATEMGRLYLHSAGPLQGWYVMTIPPPFSVPNTGHSTDHGTPYSYDRHVPLAMFGFPFNPGIYRAPAEPVDLAPTLAVLLGINKPSHAVGRVLTEALPKESSR